A stretch of Komagataella phaffii GS115 chromosome 2, complete sequence DNA encodes these proteins:
- a CDS encoding Mitochondrial protein of the mitochondrial carrier family, with product MSMASEIAGTVEEYEVDLNTRFKAGKEGLVTNSVVASNDISLNQRMLSACVGSVLTSLVVTPFDVVRIRQQQQYLITPPAVTNAGECCRKVFWLDTVKEEARSVAINEFCVSHSCSQDVKFESTSEGLSKIIRNEGFASLYRGLSFTLLMGVPANIVYFSGYEYLRDRSPFRTSSPTLNPLICGSVARVLAATCVAPLELLKTRLQSIPSSLKNNPTHINANRKLFWKVLKRSGEEMSSRGLRSLFTGLQLTLWRDVPFSGIYWASYEFFSKRANFWNLPSLNDDDALRQHKGLDLGVFARSFLSGSISGVIAAVITNPFDVGKTRLQISEESVSSLNVRKPEKSMFQFLYSIVKAEGVRALYVGLFPRCLKVAPSCAIMISTYEMSKTLFLNQKL from the coding sequence ATGTCTATGGCTTCTGAGATTGCCGGTACCGTGGAGGAATACGAAGTGGACCTTAATACAAGGTTCAAAGCAGGAAAGGAAGGCCTAGTAACTAACTCCGTGGTCGCCAGCAATGACATCAGTTTGAATCAAAGGATGCTGAGCGCCTGTGTCGGGTCGGTACTTACTTCTCTGGTTGTTACTCCATTTGATGTGGTCAGAATAaggcagcagcagcaatATCTTATAACGCCACCCGCCGTTACGAATGCGGGCGAGTGTTGTAGAAAAGTGTTCTGGTTAGATACAGTGAAGGAGGAAGCGAGGAGCGTTGCAATCAACGAATTCTGCGTCTCTCACTCTTGCTCTCAAGatgtcaagtttgaaagtACATCAGAGGGGTTGTCCAAGATAATTCGGAACGAAGGCTTTGCTTCTCTTTACCGTGGGCTTAGTTTTACCCTTTTGATGGGAGTCCCTGCTAATATTGTCTACTTCAGTGGTTATGAGTACTTGAGAGATCGATCTCCGTTTCGAACTTCAAGCCCAACATTGAATCCCCTGATTTGTGGTTCTGTAGCCAGAGTGTTAGCAGCCACTTGTGTTGCTCCATTGGAATTACTCAAAACTAGATTGCAATCAATCCCTTCATCACTGAAAAATAACCCCACACATATTAATGCTAATCGAAAATtgttttggaaagttcTAAAAAGATCCGGTGAGGAAATGAGTTCTAGAGGACTGCGAAGCCTCTTCACTGGACTCCAGTTAACGCTGTGGAGAGATGTTCCGTTTAGTGGAATCTATTGGGCATCGTATGAatttttctccaaaagagcaaatttttggaatttgCCAAGTCTAAACGACGATGATGCTTTGAGACAGCACAAAGGATTGGATCTCGGAGTTTTTGCAAGATCTTTCCTAAGTGGTTCCATATCTGGAGTAATAGCTGCTGTAATCACTAATCCTTTCGATGTAGGGAAAACTAGACTACAGATTTCAGAGGAAAGTGTTTCGTCTCTCAATGTTAGAAAGCCAGAGAAATCAATGTTTCAGTTTCTCTACTCCATAGTAAAAGCCGAAGGAGTGAGAGCCCTATACGTCGGACTTTTCCCCAGATGCTTGAAGGTGGCACCCTCATGTGCCATTATGATCTCCACTTACGAAATGTCAAAAACGTTGTTTCTTAATCAAAAATTATAG
- a CDS encoding Metalloendopeptidase of the mitochondrial inner membrane, translating to MFLRNIRRFATYHRFQNTTVPIWNNKRKLKYLGVAVAGTGIFVVSHIEEAPITKRKRLLWINPKWETIIGEQSYSQLIAENRDKILPENHPTVIRVKKIMNKIIKAGSAVAHDSQLSEDTSSLKPMANRSTTDNMNWKVHVIHDSTQPPNAFVLPGGKVFVISSILPICANDDGLATVLAHEYAHQLARHTGENLSKMPFYALLNLVLFTITGSSSLNRILLQTAVQMPASREMETEADYIGLMLMSQSCYDPQEAPRLWQRMAEHEKSGAARGMGSVPEFLSTHPASRRRIQNMSNWLPEAERLRELHCLGQVSWW from the coding sequence ATGTTCCTAAGAAACATTAGACGGTTCGCCACTTATCATCGATTCCAGAACACAACAGTTCCCATCTGGAACAACAAGAGGAAGCTGAAATACCTGGGGGTAGCCGTTGCTGGAACAGGCATATTTGTGGTGTCTCATATAGAGGAGGCCCCCATCACAAAGCGTAAGAGGTTACTATGGATCAATCCCAAATGGGAAACAATAATTGGTGAACAGTCGTATTCCCAATTGATTGCTGAAAATAGAGACAAAATACTGCCTGAAAATCATCCAACGGTGATCAGggtcaaaaaaatcatgAATAAAATTATTAAAGCCGGTTCTGCCGTGGCTCACGATTCACAACTCTCTGAGGACACATCTTCCTTGAAACCCATGGCTAACCGTAGTACCACTGATAATATGAACTGGAAGGTTCATGTCATTCATGATTCTACTCAACCGCCCAATGCTTTTGTTCTACCAGGCGGTAAAGTATTCGTTATTAGCTCGATTTTGCCTATCTGTGCCAATGACGATGGTTTGGCTACAGTTTTAGCCCATGAGTACGCTCATCAGTTAGCCAGACATACTGGCGAGAACTTATCCAAGATGCCCTTTTACGCTCTACTGaatcttgttctttttacTATTACAGGCTCCAGTTCTCTCAATCGGATTCTCTTACAAACTGCTGTACAGATGCCTGCGTCTCGCGAGATGGAAACAGAAGCAGACTACATCGGATTAATGCTGATGTCCCAATCTTGTTATGATCCCCAAGAAGCTCCAAGGTTGTGGCAGAGAATGGCTGAGCATGAGAAAAGTGGTGCAGCAAGAGGAATGGGTTCAGTTCCTGAGTTCCTGTCTACCCATCCAGCCAGTCGTCGGAGAATCCAGAACATGAGCAATTGGCTGCCCGAGGCAGAGCGGCTGAGGGAGTTGCATTGCCTCGGACAAGTTTCATGGTggtga
- a CDS encoding Basic zinc-finger protein: MAKAEFGTPKYVANQMKARGLQKLRHYCQVCEKQCRDDNGFKCHVQSESHTKKVQQLSLEGGDNKKRGKIAEFSSQFVKDFIHLLRSGHGDKFVGANRFYQEYIQDKQHIHMNATRWSSLTVFVSYLGQEGLCRVKQDDAEGLMIAYIDRSAAAERRRKEAQKQMRKHTDEELAMRQLEEKIRAKRPREEAPLVPLGAKNTGEDKRVSVSLKPATETTSVKLNMKSSHKKIANVKPINVFKRKKTDQEVGNVQLG, from the coding sequence ATGGCTAAAGCTGAATTTGGCACTCCCAAATATGTGGCCAATCAAATGAAGGCTCGTGGGCTTCAAAAACTGCGACACTATTGTCAGGTTTGCGAAAAACAGTGTAGAGACGATAATGGATTCAAATGCCATGTTCAGTCAGAGTCCCACACTAAAAAGGTCCAGCAGCTTTCCTTGGAAGGCGGTGATAACAAGAAAAGAGGCAAGATTGCTGAGTTCTCGTCTCAATTTGTGAAGGATTTCATTCATCTTTTACGGAGCGGCCATGGCGATAAGTTTGTGGGGGCTAACCGGTTCTATCAAGAATATATCCAAGACAAACAGCATATTCATATGAATGCTACAAGGTGGTCGTCTTTGACAGTTTTTGTCTCATATTTGGGTCAAGAGGGACTGTGTCGAGTAAAACAGGACGATGCAGAAGGTTTGATGATTGCGTATATAGATCGATCAGCGGCAGCAGAACGACGCCGAAAAGAAGCTCAGAAACAAATGCGAAAACACACAGATGAAGAACTTGCAATGAGGCAgctggaagagaaaattAGAGCTAAGAGACCTCGAGAGGAAGCACCCCTGGTTCCTCTCGGTGCTAAGAATACGGGCGAAGATAAACGAGTTTCAGTTTCATTGAAGCCTGCCACGGAAACTACTTCTGTCAAATTGAACATGAAAAGTTCTCACAAGAAGATTGCAAATGTAAAGCCAATAAATGTCTTcaaaaggaagaagacaGATCAAGAAGTGGGCAATGTCCAACTTGGATAG
- a CDS encoding Triacylglycerol lipase involved in triacylglycerol mobilization and degradation: MNLFGAVTDTLFAQRELLKSRQEPSEVHSPSRLFQVVESVASVLRKIPFLKHCIGPPVEGEELIRQLLAQQKVSTSYEEWYEVSQKLDILQNLEIWKYEKEFSLYDYQLVERRLAELRETINNKDYPKLLYLVRTTWSRNLGNMGNDVLYAYSHVGTKKLIEEYVAECVKGLNILASEDNGLDDTHVLGTLIQTRKAIGRTALVLSGGGCFGLIHIGVMATLLEQNMFPKVIAGSSAGAILASILSVQTPEETLQLLSTIATRKFEIFEENNHREGILVCLSRFLKYGTWFDNCYLQRTMQTFLGDLTFKESYNRTGRILNITVSPAAVHEQPTLLNYLTAPNVLLWSAVCVSCSLPGVFPSSTILEKDPRTGEISEWNKAATVKFVDGSVHNDLPIARLSEMFNVDHIIACQVNPHVVPFLKMAGDGVNTGNTFLRKSLQMVNNLASDEITHYLTIAGELGIAPNVCTKLKSVLAQQYSGDITILPDLRLTELNLLLTNPTPEFLLDASIRGARATWPQISMIQNHCSVEFELDRVIGLLRSRLVGRPVLIERNRPRSRTIAGGRRSDTATSTAITTTTNTRTPFGSAHDSSFTPVYHSGYSYYLETPAPAPAPPAYTRRASAYERRTATQPPSPLQSPLKSRNNSMENLVRRNSLREINALLYRDNSPKTSRKRIGGPKNHK, from the coding sequence ATGAACTTATTTGGAGCAGTCACAGACACTCTATTTGCGCAGAGAGAACTACTCAAGTCCCGACAAGAGCCCTCAGAGGTCCACTCACCTTCTCGCCTCTTCCAAGTGGTGGAATCCGTGGCTTCTGTGCTACGGAAAATTCCCTTCCTGAAGCACTGTATCGGACCACCTGTAGAAGGCGAAGAGTTGATAAGACAACTTCTGGCTCAACAGAAAGTCTCCACCAGTTATGAAGAGTGGTACGAGGTTTCACAAAAGCTAGACATCCTACAAAACCTAGAAATCTGGAAATATGAAAAggaattttctttgtacGATTACCAGCTCGTCGAAAGACGATTGGCCGAACTCAGAGAGACCATAAATAATAAAGACTACCCAAAATTACTATATCTAGTGAGAACTACGTGGAGTCGCAATTTGGGTAATATGGGAAATGACGTTTTGTATGCATACTCTCACGTTGGTACCAAGAAACTGATTGAGGAGTATGTTGCAGAGTGTGTCAAAGGGCTGAACATACTGGCAAGTGAAGACAATGGTTTGGACGATACTCATGTCCTGGGAACCCTTATACAAACACGCAAGGCCATTGGACGTACGGCTTTGGTGCTTTCCGGAGGAGGATGTTTTGGACTGATCCATATTGGAGTAATGGCCACTTTATTAGAACAGAATATGTTTCCCAAGGTTATAGCAGGATCATCTGCTGGAGCCATTCTGGCCAGCATTCTATCTGTTCAGACTCCCGAGGAAACTTTACAACTGCTCAGCACTATTGCGACTCGGAAATTCGAAATATTTGAGGAGAACAACCATAGGGAGGGCATATTGGTTTGCTTATCTCGATTCTTGAAGTACGGTACATGGTTCGATAACTGCTATCTACAGAGAACAATGCAAACATTTCTTGGAGACCTGACGTTCAAAGAGAGCTACAATCGAACtggaagaattttgaacaTCACAGTTTCGCCTGCGGCTGTACATGAACAGCCAACATTGCTAAACTACCTAACTGCTCCAAACGTTCTACTTTGGTCTGCAGTGTGTGTCTCATGTTCTTTGCCTGGTGTATTCCCATCGAGTacaattttggaaaaggaTCCACGCACTGGTGAAATCTCTGAGTGGAATAAAGCAGCTACTGTCAAGTTTGTGGATGGCTCTGTCCACAATGATTTACCAATAGCTCGACTTAGTGAAATGTTCAATGTTGACCATATTATTGCATGCCAAGTCAATCCCCATGTTGTACCATTTCTTAAAATGGCTGGTGATGGAGTCAACACTGGCAATACATTCCTTCGAAAATCGCTTCAAATGGTTAACAATCTAGCATCCGATGAGATTACACACTATCTGACAATTGCAGGAGAACTTGGTATTGCACCCAACGTATGTACCAAGCTGAAATCTGTCCTTGCTCAACAATACTCGGGAGACATTACGATTCTTCCAGACCTCCGTCTCACAGAGTTGAATTTATTGTTGACAAATCCTACTCCTGAGTTTTTGTTAGATGCCTCAATAAGAGGTGCAAGAGCCACCTGGCCCCAGATATCCATGATCCAAAACCACTGTTCTGTCGAATTTGAGTTGGACAGAGTGATTGGCCTTTTACGCTCACGTCTGGTTGGACGCCCTGTTctcattgaaagaaaccGTCCTCGATCCCGTACTATAGCgggaggaagaagaagcgACACCGCAACATCGACAGCAATTACCACAACAACTAACACACGGACTCCTTTCGGTTCAGCTCATGACTCTTCATTCACCCCGGTCTACCATTCAGGTTACAGCTATTACCTTGAGACACCAGCTCCAGCTCCTGCCCCTCCTGCCTATACTCGCCGGGCATCCGCTtatgaaagaagaactgCTACACAGCCACCATCCCCATTACAATCACCTTTAAAGTCACGAAACAACAGTATGGAGAACCTAGTTCGTCGTAACTCATTACGCGAGATCAATGCGCTACTCTACAGGGACAATTCTCCCAAGACTTCTCGCAAACGTATAGGGGGTCCCAAGAATCATAAATAA
- a CDS encoding Catalytic (alpha) subunit of C-terminal domain kinase I (CTDK-I), which phosphorylates the C-termina codes for MSNRRERIASQDDHGEAFFDSREPRQGGFRGRGGFRNGGSKQEQQRENPRRDIENDERDLLPSFPKASNREKNGPRDFKPQNNKNKNRPRELPKHPSETFTSERERTNYARERGDGYGKPRGSRYQNTRGGRGQNYPRARDTYNQRGDNYSRESEYRERDDDYSREGYRNRRTDPRNRERELDPRDREREREIDSRDRDRDSNYRGYPKGPEREASFSRYSRYGGTQLPSGPKASLRDPRDRDNGVRRPNESTRPARGSTRGRGNFRGRLPTGPRSAGSRYDNHSESDVDEDVFLHKKEPTQFMYNHETDQLIFERIQQVGEGTYGKVYKARNLLTKNFVALKKLRLEGEKEGFPITSVREIALIQSFDHVNIVSLTEMMVEKNFIYMILPYMNHDLSGILTHPTLQFTDGHRKNIFKQLLQGMEYLHSKRVIHRDIKASNILLDNDGVLKITDFGLARKMKDLNKDAQSPDYTNRVITLWYRPPELLLGSTSYGREVDIWGIGCLLLELFTRKAIFQGNNEITQLQSIFNIMGTPTTASWPDMDNLPWYEMVKPRSRIVSQFADKYGTVLKDPDCFHLAVQLLCMNPADRITAKEALAHPYFKSDPRTEPLTFLKELGSEWHEYESKKRRRKEKEEKRKATVSK; via the coding sequence ATGTCTAACAGAAGAGAACGGATTGCCTCTCAAGACGATCATGGTGAGGCATTCTTCGATTCCCGTGAACCTCGACAAGGAGGTTTCAGAGGTCGTGGAGGATTTCGTAATGGAGGATCGAAGCAGGAACAACAAAGAGAGAATCCCAGACgagatattgaaaatgacGAAAGAGATTTGCTTCCTTCGTTTCCAAAGGCTAGCAAcagggaaaaaaatggacCACGAGATTTTAAACCCCAAAACAATAAGAATAAGAACAGACCAAGAGAATTGCCCAAGCATCCAAGTGAGACCTTCACTTCAGAACGAGAGAGGACAAATTATGCTCGGGAAAGGGGTGACGGCTATGGAAAACCTCGAGGTTCAAGGTATCAAAACACTAGAGGAGGCCGTGGTCAGAATTATCCCAGAGCTAGGGATACTTATAATCAGAGAGGCGATAATTATTCCAGGGAAAGTGAAtacagagaaagagatgACGACTATAGTAGAGAAGGGTACAGAAATCGAAGAACTGATCCAAGAAACAGAGAAAGGGAACTAGATCCAAGAGACAGGGAAagggaaagagaaatagATTCAAGAGATAGAGACCGAGATTCAAATTACAGAGGGTACCCAAAAGGCCCAGAAAGGGAAGCCAGTTTCTCACGGTACTCAAGGTACGGCGGAACTCAACTTCCGTCAGGCCCAAAAGCTTCGCTTCGAGACCCGAGAGATAGAGACAACGGAGTCAGACGGCCGAATGAGTCGACTCGACCAGCTAGAGGTTCTACTAGAGGTCGAGGAAATTTTAGAGGTAGACTTCCAACTGGACCAAGATCTGCTGGATCCAGATACGATAACCATTCGGAGTCTGATGTGGATGAAGATGTCTTTCTTCATAAGAAAGAGCCTACACAGTTTATGTATAACCATGAAACAGATCAGCTTATTTTTGAGAGGATTCAACAAGTTGGTGAGGGAACATATGGTAAGGTTTATAAAGCCAGAAATCTGTTGACTAAGAATTTTGTCGCTTTGAAAAAACTCAGGTTGGAGGGCGAGAAAGAGGGATTTCCAATAACAAGTGTGCGGGAAATTGCTCTTATTCAATCATTTGATCACGTTAATATTGTTAGTCTCACTGAAATGATGgttgaaaagaattttaTCTATATGATCTTACCATATATGAACCATGACTTGTCGGGTATTCTGACACACCCAACGCTACAATTCACGGATGGACACCGGAAGAACATTTTCAAGCAGCTTCTGCAAGGTATGGAGTACTTACATTCAAAGCGAGTCATTCACAGAGATATTAAAGCCTCCAATATTTTGCTTGATAACGATGGAGTATTAAAAATCACCGACTTCGGTTTAGCAAGGAAAATGAAGGATCTCAATAAAGACGCACAGTCTCCAGATTATACTAATAGAGTCATAACATTATGGTATAGACCTCCTGAGTTGTTATTAGGCTCCACGTCATATGGTAGAGAAGTGGATATTTGGGGAATTGGCTGTTTGCTTTTGGAGTTGTTTACGAGAAAGGCTATATTTCAAGGAAACAATGAGATCACCCAACTTCAAAGCATTTTCAACATTATGGGAACTCCAACAACTGCAAGTTGGCCTGATATGGATAATCTTCCATGGTATGAAATGGTGAAGCCACGAAGTCGGATAGTAAGTCAATTCGCTGATAAATACGGAACTGTACTAAAAGATCCGGATTGCTTTCATTTGGCTGTTCAGCTTCTATGCATGAATCCAGCAGACCGAATCACAGCTAAAGAAGCACTTGCTCATCCATATTTCAAATCGGATCCAAGAACTGAACCATTGACTTTTCTGAAAGAGTTGGGCAGCGAGTGGCATGAATATGAATCCAAAAAACGGAGAcggaaggaaaaagaagaaaagaggaaagcTACTGTCAGTAAATAG